A genome region from Micromonospora peucetia includes the following:
- a CDS encoding ABC transporter ATP-binding protein, with translation MARETAPGGTAGTRTGATDEAADLLRVENLSVEFPAPSGGWQTTVQDVSFSLRPGESMALVGESGSGKTVTSIAVMGLTGATGGRIASGRIAFDGVDLTAGSQKQWRDLRGPGMGMIFQQPIRSLNPAYTVGDQIAESVRKHLGMNRRQARARAVEMLEMVQIPRAAQRVDEYPHAFSGGMCQRVMIAMVMACNPRLLIADEPTTALDVTVQERILELLRDLQEQTGVALLFVSHDLAVVAELCQEVVVMYAGEVAENAPSEKIFFNPRHPYTSGLLGSIPKPGLSTDRRLRTIPGGIPSPGAWPHGCRFSSRCEYAEPGRCDVAHPGLVRVDGAAGHHARCVRAAELSLDGVTV, from the coding sequence ATGGCACGTGAAACGGCACCCGGCGGGACCGCCGGCACCAGGACCGGCGCCACCGACGAGGCGGCGGACCTGCTGCGCGTGGAGAACCTGAGCGTCGAGTTCCCCGCACCCTCGGGTGGGTGGCAGACGACCGTCCAGGACGTCTCGTTCTCGCTCAGGCCGGGGGAGTCGATGGCTCTCGTCGGCGAGTCCGGTTCGGGCAAGACGGTGACCTCGATCGCGGTGATGGGCCTGACCGGGGCGACCGGCGGGCGGATCGCCTCGGGCCGGATCGCCTTCGACGGCGTGGACCTCACCGCGGGCAGCCAGAAGCAGTGGCGGGACCTGCGTGGCCCGGGCATGGGCATGATCTTCCAGCAGCCGATCCGCAGCCTGAACCCGGCCTACACCGTCGGGGACCAGATCGCGGAGTCGGTACGCAAGCACCTGGGCATGAACCGCAGGCAGGCCCGGGCCCGCGCCGTCGAGATGCTCGAGATGGTGCAGATCCCGCGGGCGGCGCAGCGGGTCGACGAGTACCCGCACGCGTTCTCCGGCGGCATGTGCCAGCGCGTCATGATCGCGATGGTCATGGCGTGCAACCCGCGCCTGCTCATCGCCGACGAGCCGACGACGGCGCTCGACGTGACGGTGCAGGAGCGGATCCTCGAGCTGTTGCGCGACCTGCAGGAGCAGACCGGTGTGGCACTGCTGTTCGTCAGCCACGATCTCGCGGTGGTGGCCGAGCTGTGCCAGGAGGTCGTGGTCATGTACGCCGGCGAGGTGGCCGAGAACGCGCCCTCGGAAAAGATCTTCTTCAACCCGCGGCACCCCTACACCTCCGGCCTGCTCGGTTCGATCCCGAAGCCGGGCCTGAGCACCGACCGGCGGCTGCGCACGATTCCCGGCGGCATCCCCTCCCCGGGCGCCTGGCCGCACGGGTGCCGCTTCAGCAGCCGGTGCGAGTACGCCGAGCCGGGCCGGTGCGACGTGGCCCACCCGGGCCTGGTCCGTGTCGACGGCGCCGCCGGGCACCACGCGCGGTGCGTGCGCGCCGCGGAGCTCTCTCTGGATGGAGTGACGGTCTGA
- a CDS encoding ATP-binding cassette domain-containing protein, with translation MSLLEVEGLTKSFSSGRDWLGRRTKWSHAVKGVSFTLERGECLAVVGESGAGKSTVGRMVLRLIEPDSGSVTFDGIDVLATKPKQMRELRQRIQMIFQDPYSSLDPRMTIKDAVAEPFLVHTGKDRVTREREAVELLDKVGIGSRYLGRYPAELSGGQLQRVAIARALTMKPSLIVCDEPVAALDVSVRAQVLNLLRDLQEELGLAYLFVCHDLALVEVIADRVMVMASGEVVETDTTEQIFANPQQEYTKKLLAAIPVPLPRDSQGNRLVAPGKVG, from the coding sequence ATGAGCCTGCTCGAGGTCGAGGGCCTCACGAAGTCGTTCAGCTCCGGTCGGGACTGGCTCGGCCGGCGCACGAAGTGGTCGCACGCGGTCAAGGGGGTGAGTTTCACCCTGGAGCGCGGTGAGTGTCTCGCGGTCGTCGGTGAGTCCGGCGCGGGCAAGTCGACGGTCGGGCGCATGGTGCTGCGCCTCATCGAGCCGGACTCCGGGTCGGTGACCTTCGACGGGATCGACGTGCTGGCCACGAAGCCGAAGCAGATGCGCGAGCTGCGCCAGCGGATACAGATGATCTTCCAGGACCCGTACAGCTCGCTCGACCCGCGAATGACGATCAAGGACGCGGTCGCCGAGCCGTTCCTCGTGCACACCGGCAAGGACCGGGTCACGCGTGAGCGGGAGGCCGTCGAACTGCTCGACAAGGTCGGCATCGGCTCGCGTTACCTCGGGCGCTACCCGGCGGAGCTGTCCGGCGGGCAGTTGCAGCGGGTCGCGATCGCACGGGCGTTGACGATGAAGCCGAGCCTCATCGTGTGCGACGAGCCGGTCGCGGCGCTGGACGTGTCGGTGCGGGCGCAGGTGCTCAACCTGCTCCGGGACCTGCAGGAGGAGTTGGGCCTGGCGTACCTGTTCGTCTGCCACGACCTGGCTCTCGTCGAGGTCATCGCCGACCGGGTCATGGTGATGGCCTCCGGTGAGGTCGTGGAGACGGACACGACGGAGCAGATCTTCGCCAACCCGCAGCAGGAGTACACGAAGAAGCTGCTTGCGGCGATCCCCGTGCCGCTGCCGCGCGACAGTCAGGGCAATCGGCTCGTCGCGCCGGGAAAGGTGGGCTGA
- a CDS encoding MmgE/PrpD family protein, whose translation MTVPTGPTRTQLLARFATTRDEDIPESVRDYGKLVVLDSLVCGLAAVRLRRSRMVQRVAARFGGPAEATVFGLGQRVAAINAAHANADMMNALDADDTFFNSAHFAVFGVAAGLAEAERLHADGASLLRASIIAFEINARLNLSTSLMAFEDGQFRWSPLSSHGYASMGTAAACAVVGGWEPERLTHALGLVAWLAPPAKNSYMAERRSFNAFKYGPYGAIAHAGMLGAALAEEGYTGDLDVLDRTPGFIEAMGFLGGERHELVAGLGSTWWISETSLKPYPTCRFTHAALDAIRAFPSTHGVPVSQIESMEIRLSPAAYRTLQFREPAPQIPDTLVAPLDGAFNMPYAAALALLGHAPGPQWYDPQRLADPAVWDLARRITTAPDPVLDAEWEADLKEHPGGQIRRTRGALTIRAGGREYVVESDFAQGDPWDSATRADWDFVVGKLATFCDGILDAGSQEQLVEVVRGIEDVADVAETLSPLLARAR comes from the coding sequence GTGACTGTCCCGACGGGACCGACCCGGACGCAGCTGCTCGCGCGGTTCGCGACGACGCGCGACGAGGACATCCCCGAGTCGGTGCGCGACTACGGCAAGCTCGTCGTGCTCGACTCGCTCGTCTGTGGTCTGGCGGCGGTGCGGTTGCGGCGCAGCCGCATGGTCCAGCGGGTCGCCGCCCGGTTCGGCGGCCCGGCCGAGGCGACGGTGTTCGGGCTGGGGCAGCGGGTCGCGGCGATCAACGCCGCTCACGCCAACGCGGACATGATGAACGCGTTGGACGCGGACGACACCTTCTTCAACTCGGCGCACTTCGCGGTGTTCGGGGTCGCGGCCGGACTGGCCGAGGCCGAGCGGCTGCACGCCGACGGGGCGAGCCTGTTGCGCGCGAGCATCATCGCCTTCGAGATCAACGCGCGGCTGAACCTGTCGACCTCGCTGATGGCCTTCGAGGACGGGCAGTTCCGCTGGTCGCCGCTGTCGTCGCACGGGTACGCCTCGATGGGCACGGCTGCGGCGTGCGCCGTCGTCGGCGGCTGGGAGCCGGAGCGCCTGACCCACGCGCTCGGCCTGGTCGCCTGGCTGGCCCCGCCGGCGAAGAATTCCTACATGGCCGAGCGGCGCTCGTTCAACGCGTTCAAGTACGGCCCGTACGGCGCGATCGCGCACGCCGGGATGCTCGGCGCGGCGCTCGCCGAGGAGGGCTACACCGGCGACCTGGACGTGCTGGACCGCACCCCGGGCTTCATCGAGGCGATGGGCTTCCTCGGAGGTGAGCGGCACGAGCTGGTCGCCGGCCTGGGGTCGACGTGGTGGATCAGCGAGACGTCGCTCAAGCCGTACCCGACGTGCCGCTTCACCCACGCCGCGCTCGACGCGATCCGCGCGTTCCCGAGCACCCACGGGGTGCCGGTGTCGCAGATCGAGTCCATGGAGATCCGGCTGAGCCCGGCGGCCTACCGAACGTTGCAGTTCCGGGAGCCGGCCCCGCAGATCCCGGACACGCTCGTCGCGCCGCTGGACGGTGCCTTCAACATGCCGTACGCCGCGGCGCTGGCATTGCTCGGGCACGCCCCGGGGCCGCAGTGGTACGACCCGCAGCGGCTGGCCGACCCTGCGGTGTGGGACCTGGCGCGCCGGATCACGACGGCGCCAGACCCGGTGCTCGACGCCGAGTGGGAGGCCGACCTCAAGGAGCACCCGGGTGGTCAGATCCGCCGGACGCGGGGCGCGCTGACGATCCGGGCCGGTGGCCGGGAGTACGTCGTCGAGTCGGACTTCGCCCAGGGCGACCCGTGGGACTCCGCGACGCGGGCGGACTGGGACTTCGTGGTCGGCAAGCTGGCCACGTTCTGCGACGGGATCCTCGACGCGGGCTCGCAGGAGCAGCTCGTCGAGGTGGTCCGGGGCATCGAGGACGTCGCCGACGTCGCCGAGACGCTGTCACCGTTGCTGGCCCGCGCGCGATGA
- a CDS encoding nitroreductase/quinone reductase family protein: MSRGDRIGAETRSFASYGRSWLVIIRGPRGMAFDRFLVRRTGFSLVSLQYALAGRFPYNPTLLLTTVGRRSGQLRDAALPYVPHGTDLVVVGSKGGGPTDPAWVVNARHHELCWIVLRRKTIAVRARVTDGERDPELFAHVVAHKPNVGRYAERAAGFGRQIPLVVLSAVSGESLT; this comes from the coding sequence ATGAGCCGGGGAGACCGGATCGGTGCGGAGACGAGGTCGTTCGCCTCGTACGGCCGGTCGTGGCTGGTCATCATCCGTGGGCCGCGCGGGATGGCGTTCGACCGGTTCCTCGTGCGAAGGACCGGGTTCTCGCTCGTGTCGTTGCAGTACGCGCTGGCGGGCAGGTTCCCGTACAACCCCACGCTGCTGCTGACGACGGTGGGCCGACGGTCCGGGCAGCTGCGCGACGCGGCGTTGCCGTACGTGCCGCACGGGACGGACCTGGTGGTCGTCGGCTCCAAGGGGGGCGGCCCCACGGACCCGGCCTGGGTGGTCAATGCGCGTCACCACGAACTCTGCTGGATCGTCCTGCGGCGCAAGACGATCGCGGTGCGGGCGCGGGTGACCGACGGGGAGCGCGACCCGGAGCTGTTCGCGCACGTCGTGGCGCACAAGCCGAACGTGGGGCGCTACGCCGAACGGGCCGCGGGCTTCGGGCGGCAGATCCCGCTCGTCGTCCTGTCCGCCGTGTCGGGGGAGTCGCTCACCTAG
- a CDS encoding MauE/DoxX family redox-associated membrane protein, with protein MQYLTLGLRCLLGAVFLIAAVSKVAGREAFASFAVSLRRMRLLPNGLVRPVAALVVGAELTAGAALAWPTANGAPGFALAATLLILFAAGIGRAVRLDIREPCRCFGPSETPLGRPHIVRNAVLAAVACVGLWGAQQPAPLHASGVIVAVSLGLLAAAATLLLDDITELLRPL; from the coding sequence GTGCAGTACCTCACGCTCGGGCTCCGCTGCCTGCTTGGGGCCGTCTTTCTCATCGCCGCGGTGAGCAAGGTCGCGGGCCGGGAGGCGTTCGCCTCGTTCGCGGTCTCCCTGCGCCGCATGCGGCTACTGCCGAACGGCCTGGTCCGACCGGTTGCGGCGCTTGTGGTCGGGGCGGAATTGACCGCTGGCGCGGCGCTGGCCTGGCCGACGGCGAACGGCGCACCGGGCTTCGCGCTGGCGGCGACCCTGCTGATCCTGTTCGCGGCCGGTATCGGGCGGGCGGTGCGCCTCGACATCCGCGAGCCCTGCCGGTGCTTCGGTCCGTCCGAGACCCCGCTCGGCCGGCCACACATCGTCCGCAACGCCGTGCTTGCAGCCGTCGCGTGCGTGGGCCTCTGGGGCGCGCAGCAACCCGCGCCGCTCCACGCCAGCGGCGTCATCGTCGCGGTGTCCCTCGGGTTGCTCGCCGCGGCGGCGACCCTGCTGCTCGATGACATCACCGAACTGCTCCGACCGCTGTGA
- a CDS encoding TlpA family protein disulfide reductase, producing the protein MAVLTAVVLVFAALCLVNLLLTWAIVKRLRVHTEMLNGLNGSASLGVGQEVTDFAVATVDGERIDRDSLAGKTLVGFFTPTCEACKEKLPKFAQFARRHGRDRTMAVVVGTAERVTAQVATLREVARVVVEERNDGPVCSAFQVMAFPAVLSVGPDDNGRVVVIDDRVRLDRQPASA; encoded by the coding sequence ATGGCGGTCCTGACTGCTGTCGTGCTTGTCTTCGCGGCGCTGTGCCTGGTGAACCTGCTGTTGACGTGGGCGATCGTCAAACGCCTGCGCGTACATACCGAGATGCTCAACGGCCTGAACGGATCCGCGTCGCTCGGCGTCGGGCAGGAGGTCACCGACTTCGCCGTGGCCACGGTCGACGGCGAACGGATCGATCGCGACTCGCTGGCCGGGAAGACGCTGGTCGGCTTCTTCACCCCGACCTGCGAGGCGTGCAAGGAGAAGCTGCCCAAGTTCGCCCAGTTCGCCCGGCGACACGGCCGGGACCGGACGATGGCCGTCGTCGTCGGCACCGCCGAGCGGGTGACCGCACAGGTTGCCACGCTGCGTGAGGTCGCCCGCGTGGTGGTGGAAGAACGGAACGACGGCCCGGTCTGCTCGGCGTTCCAGGTGATGGCGTTCCCGGCGGTGTTGTCGGTCGGACCCGACGACAACGGTCGAGTCGTGGTCATCGACGACCGGGTGAGGTTGGATCGACAGCCCGCATCGGCATGA
- a CDS encoding ABC transporter ATP-binding protein: MTEPTDAGGAAGDATTGAGGPRRTPRRRLLPRAWCAVREMFLAGALVGRAAPWTLTSYVLLTVTASLLPVAAAWLTKLLIDALVAGPTAGTLLPFAAGLTALGVVTGTLPHGMRYLHAELDRAVSVLAQDRLFGAVDRFLGLARFEDPHFLDRMRLAQQAGGTMPSQTVDGALGVGRSLLTIVGFFGSLLVLSPLITVLVLLAAAPTLVAQVALSRRRAQSLLTTGPTERREFFYAALLSTMEAAKEIRLFGSGALLRRRMLIDRRMINRVRRGLDRREILVQASLGLLAALVSGVGLLWAVDAVRQGRLTVGDLTVFVAAVAAVQGALATLASEFGRTHYALLMFRHYLGVITAEPDLPVATAPAALPSLRQGIELRDVWFRYSDEHPWVLRGVDLWLPAGRTTALLGLNGAGKSTLIKLLCRFYDPTRGSIRWDGVDIREVDVTELRGRMSGIFQDYMHYEMTAGDNIRLGDPGAAGDEARLRTAASAAGIHSLLKRLPQGYETLLSRMFFADSPGEEPTSGTVLSGGQWQRLALARAFYREHRELVLLDEPSAGLDAEAEHDVYAALRRRSDGQTCVIISHRLGTARAADVIVVLRQGQIVEQGGHADLLASGGQYARLFTAQAAQYREGDEEDSTMSGARG, translated from the coding sequence ATGACCGAGCCGACCGACGCCGGTGGTGCCGCGGGCGACGCCACCACCGGCGCGGGCGGCCCTCGGCGTACGCCCCGCCGCCGGCTCCTGCCGCGCGCGTGGTGTGCCGTCCGGGAGATGTTCCTGGCCGGGGCGCTCGTCGGGCGGGCCGCGCCATGGACGTTGACCAGCTACGTGCTCCTGACGGTGACCGCTAGCCTCCTGCCGGTGGCGGCCGCCTGGCTCACGAAGCTCCTGATCGACGCACTGGTGGCGGGCCCCACCGCCGGTACGCTCCTACCGTTCGCCGCAGGGCTGACGGCGCTGGGCGTGGTCACCGGGACCCTGCCGCACGGCATGCGTTACCTGCACGCGGAGCTCGACCGGGCGGTCTCGGTGCTGGCGCAGGACCGGCTCTTCGGCGCGGTCGACCGGTTCCTCGGGCTGGCCCGGTTCGAGGATCCGCACTTCCTGGACCGGATGCGACTGGCGCAGCAGGCCGGTGGCACCATGCCGAGCCAGACCGTAGACGGCGCGCTCGGGGTCGGGCGCTCACTCCTGACGATCGTCGGCTTCTTCGGCTCCCTCTTGGTACTCAGTCCCCTGATCACCGTACTGGTGCTGCTGGCCGCGGCGCCGACGCTCGTCGCGCAGGTCGCGCTCTCGCGCCGACGGGCGCAGTCGCTGCTTACGACGGGTCCGACGGAACGGCGGGAGTTCTTCTACGCCGCGTTGCTCTCGACGATGGAGGCGGCGAAGGAGATCCGGCTCTTCGGCAGCGGCGCGCTCCTACGGCGCCGGATGCTGATCGACCGACGGATGATCAACCGTGTCCGACGGGGCCTGGACCGCCGCGAGATCCTCGTCCAGGCGTCACTCGGCCTGTTGGCCGCGCTGGTGTCCGGAGTCGGGCTGCTCTGGGCGGTCGACGCCGTCCGACAGGGGCGGCTCACCGTCGGTGACCTCACCGTCTTCGTCGCGGCGGTCGCCGCCGTGCAGGGCGCACTCGCGACCCTGGCCAGCGAGTTCGGGCGTACGCACTATGCCCTGCTGATGTTCCGGCACTACCTCGGGGTGATTACGGCCGAGCCGGACCTGCCGGTCGCCACGGCGCCGGCCGCACTTCCGTCGCTGCGGCAAGGGATCGAACTCCGGGATGTCTGGTTCCGGTACTCCGACGAGCATCCCTGGGTGCTGCGCGGCGTCGACCTGTGGCTTCCGGCCGGTAGGACCACTGCCCTGCTCGGGCTCAACGGTGCGGGGAAGTCCACGCTGATCAAGTTGCTCTGCCGCTTCTACGACCCGACGCGCGGGTCGATCCGGTGGGATGGGGTGGACATCCGCGAGGTCGACGTGACCGAGCTGCGGGGCCGGATGAGCGGCATCTTCCAGGACTACATGCACTACGAGATGACCGCTGGCGACAACATCCGGCTCGGTGATCCGGGGGCCGCCGGAGACGAGGCTCGCCTGCGAACGGCCGCCTCCGCCGCGGGCATCCATTCGCTCCTCAAGCGGCTGCCGCAGGGGTACGAGACCCTGTTGTCCAGGATGTTCTTCGCTGACTCCCCCGGCGAGGAGCCCACGTCCGGAACCGTGCTCTCCGGTGGGCAGTGGCAGCGGCTGGCGCTGGCCCGCGCGTTCTACCGGGAGCATCGCGAACTGGTGCTGCTCGACGAGCCCTCCGCCGGCCTCGACGCCGAGGCGGAGCACGACGTGTATGCCGCGCTGCGGCGCCGGTCGGACGGGCAGACGTGCGTCATCATCTCCCACCGGCTGGGTACCGCCCGGGCGGCCGACGTCATTGTCGTGCTGCGGCAGGGGCAGATCGTGGAGCAGGGCGGGCACGCCGACCTGCTGGCCAGCGGCGGCCAGTACGCACGGTTGTTCACCGCGCAGGCCGCGCAGTACCGGGAGGGGGACGAGGAGGACTCGACGATGAGCGGAGCGCGTGGATGA
- a CDS encoding S26 family signal peptidase, with protein MKPVIVLAVAMAVAAVLCHAGLSRRFVVVTVRGVSMEPTYHDGDQVLVRRNVQPTAGQVVVFEQGTGDWLAADAPAAALTSPRRHWMIKRVAAVPGDAVPRAQVLALHDVPEDRVPAGQLVLLGDNDRAALDSRQVGYFAAESLLGVVLWRISARRRPG; from the coding sequence ATGAAGCCGGTGATCGTGCTGGCCGTGGCGATGGCGGTGGCCGCGGTGCTCTGCCACGCGGGGCTGTCCCGTAGGTTCGTCGTTGTTACGGTGCGCGGCGTCAGCATGGAACCGACGTACCACGACGGCGACCAGGTCCTGGTCCGACGCAACGTGCAGCCCACCGCCGGTCAGGTCGTGGTCTTCGAGCAGGGTACGGGCGACTGGCTCGCCGCAGACGCACCGGCCGCGGCGCTCACGTCCCCCCGCCGACACTGGATGATCAAGCGCGTCGCCGCCGTGCCCGGTGACGCGGTGCCACGCGCCCAGGTACTCGCGCTGCACGACGTGCCGGAGGACCGGGTCCCGGCGGGCCAGCTCGTGCTGCTCGGCGACAACGACCGGGCCGCGCTCGACTCCCGTCAGGTGGGGTACTTCGCGGCGGAGAGCCTGCTCGGCGTGGTGCTGTGGCGAATCTCGGCCCGGCGCCGCCCAGGGTAG
- a CDS encoding quinone oxidoreductase family protein → MLASYVLDSGSPDSLRLGQLEAPAPGPGQVLVRVQAASLDRVDTYIRRGTHGMAVTGPAILGRDVAGTVVRTGPGVTGFTPGDAVVGLTTGTHAELAVVPATHCFPRPAALDAVHAAAVPTAGRTAYDAVVNLTGVRPGDRVLVVAAAGAVGTFAVQYAHHLGARVVGTSAPAKADAVRALGALDVVDHYRPDVVESLRSALPGGEADVIVESVGGTLWSDVLKVLAPGGRLVTCGVTADSHAHLHLGRLMVKGWTLRGIGRPGPEAVARQLREALTLSAVAAAPTVAATYPLEQAAAAHDRLEASDFVGRIVLTTG, encoded by the coding sequence GTGCTCGCCAGCTACGTCCTCGACTCCGGCTCCCCCGACAGCCTGCGTCTCGGCCAGCTCGAGGCCCCGGCGCCCGGCCCCGGTCAGGTGCTCGTGCGGGTCCAGGCAGCGAGCCTGGACCGGGTCGACACCTACATCCGTCGCGGCACCCACGGGATGGCGGTCACCGGGCCGGCGATCCTCGGCCGGGACGTCGCCGGCACCGTCGTGCGGACCGGTCCCGGCGTCACCGGATTCACTCCCGGCGACGCGGTCGTCGGGCTGACCACCGGCACCCACGCCGAGCTCGCCGTCGTCCCGGCCACGCACTGCTTCCCGCGGCCGGCCGCGCTCGACGCCGTCCACGCCGCGGCGGTGCCCACCGCCGGACGCACCGCCTACGACGCGGTCGTCAACCTCACCGGGGTGCGCCCCGGCGACCGGGTCCTCGTCGTCGCTGCCGCAGGCGCCGTCGGCACCTTCGCCGTCCAGTACGCCCACCACCTGGGTGCGCGCGTCGTCGGCACCAGCGCCCCGGCGAAGGCTGACGCCGTACGCGCCCTCGGTGCCCTCGACGTCGTGGACCACTACCGCCCCGACGTCGTCGAGTCCCTGCGTTCCGCCCTGCCCGGCGGCGAGGCCGACGTCATCGTCGAGTCGGTCGGCGGCACCCTGTGGTCCGACGTGCTCAAGGTCCTCGCCCCCGGCGGGCGGCTGGTCACCTGCGGCGTCACCGCCGACAGCCACGCCCACCTGCACCTGGGTCGGCTCATGGTCAAGGGCTGGACGCTGCGCGGCATCGGCCGGCCCGGGCCCGAGGCGGTGGCCCGCCAGCTGCGCGAGGCCCTCACCCTCTCGGCCGTCGCCGCCGCCCCTACGGTCGCCGCCACGTACCCGCTCGAGCAGGCCGCGGCCGCGCACGACCGTCTGGAGGCCTCCGACTTCGTCGGGCGGATCGTCCTCACGACCGGCTGA
- a CDS encoding FAS1-like dehydratase domain-containing protein, with protein sequence MTASDADFRARLDALIGLTDPPRRAKDAVTEAAIRIWCDAVGDENPAYQDPQWAARSAWGGIVAPATSLNMWTLPGNRRSHRHAESLDRVNEVLAERGFTSVAAVQTEHTYVRPLRPGDHLEQFPSIGAVSPEKSTRLGRGHFVDLVSDYRTLEGEPVGRVVLRMLRWNPATRDKVPATPGDRLTRPVRPVGAASTDLPPAGTTGTLTAYLQPGYAAAPLDERPYLVGSAELADGTRLSGDVVDLRPDLVHDGMPVVVAHRRTRDGQILPVLTAPRPERRTSTRTGAEVSTGQRLAPWPIPVTQLSIAALATATFDFNDVHLDRDAAIERGARDVYMNILGSSALVNCYLTDWAGPEARVVDFRTRLAAQNHPGDTFTLDGVVTGLKPAPEATGETHVTVDVLGTNSLGDHVIASATLALP encoded by the coding sequence ATGACCGCCAGCGACGCGGACTTCCGCGCCCGACTCGACGCCCTGATCGGCCTCACCGACCCGCCACGTCGGGCCAAGGACGCGGTCACTGAAGCAGCCATCCGCATCTGGTGCGACGCCGTCGGCGACGAGAACCCCGCCTACCAGGACCCGCAGTGGGCCGCCCGCTCCGCCTGGGGCGGCATCGTGGCCCCGGCGACCTCGCTGAACATGTGGACCCTGCCGGGCAACCGGCGCAGCCACCGCCACGCCGAGAGCCTCGACCGGGTCAACGAGGTCCTCGCCGAGCGCGGCTTCACCTCGGTGGCCGCGGTGCAGACGGAGCACACCTACGTGCGCCCGCTGCGCCCCGGCGACCACCTCGAGCAGTTCCCCTCCATCGGCGCGGTCTCCCCGGAGAAGTCCACCCGCCTCGGTCGGGGCCACTTCGTCGACCTCGTCAGCGACTACCGAACCCTCGAGGGCGAGCCGGTCGGACGCGTCGTCCTGCGGATGCTCCGCTGGAACCCGGCGACCCGGGACAAGGTCCCGGCGACGCCCGGGGACCGCCTCACTCGGCCGGTGCGCCCGGTCGGTGCCGCTTCGACCGACCTGCCGCCCGCCGGCACCACCGGCACCCTGACCGCGTACCTGCAACCCGGCTACGCCGCCGCCCCCCTCGACGAGCGCCCCTACCTCGTCGGCAGCGCCGAGCTCGCCGACGGGACCCGCCTCAGCGGAGACGTCGTGGACCTGCGCCCCGACCTCGTGCACGACGGCATGCCGGTCGTCGTGGCCCACCGACGCACCCGCGACGGCCAGATCCTGCCGGTACTCACCGCCCCGCGGCCCGAACGCCGCACGAGCACCCGCACCGGGGCCGAGGTGAGCACCGGGCAACGCCTCGCCCCCTGGCCGATCCCCGTCACCCAGCTGTCCATCGCGGCCCTGGCGACCGCGACCTTCGACTTCAACGACGTGCACCTCGACCGCGACGCGGCCATCGAGCGAGGCGCCCGCGACGTCTACATGAACATCCTCGGCTCGAGCGCGCTGGTCAACTGCTACCTCACCGACTGGGCCGGACCGGAGGCTCGCGTCGTCGACTTCCGCACCCGCCTCGCCGCGCAGAACCACCCCGGCGACACCTTCACCCTCGACGGTGTCGTCACCGGCCTGAAGCCGGCGCCCGAGGCCACCGGGGAAACGCACGTCACCGTCGACGTCCTCGGCACCAACAGCCTCGGCGACCACGTCATCGCCTCCGCCACCCTCGCCCTGCCCTGA